A stretch of the Comamonas testosteroni TK102 genome encodes the following:
- a CDS encoding sulfite reductase subunit alpha: MTVEWILTPERIYGAMGLVAAYAGMCWGIGSRVRRQRLVDEAQSQLSQGDAQAPAVLVAYASQTGQAEALARATAKMLVEGGLQVRLLPVEKLTTELLQEYAHSLWMLSTTGEGDAPDHALGFVQQLMAAQPVLTRHQSLVLALGDREYQEFCAFGVQVHEWLQTSGARSDLVCVDNMDGPSLQSWQAQVGQIRQSLLGESASAQELDADWLQAPASVAFVLSRRHLLNPGSQGGALYQLEWTPQSGELPPWESGDLVSLCVPADPERARDYSIASITADGSLQLLVRESTRADGSPGLASHWLCCGMAEGDVLSLTLREHRGFRLGDNAGRPLILIGNGSGLAGLLSHIKARVQQDRNDQWLLFGERSPQHDAFCAEQLAAWVEQGRLARLDQAWSRNGKDSRYVQDLLRSHAEEVRQWVERGAAIYVCGSLNGMGQGVHLTLQAILGEAKVAELLGSGRYRRDVY; the protein is encoded by the coding sequence ATGACAGTGGAATGGATTTTGACGCCCGAGCGCATCTATGGCGCCATGGGCCTGGTTGCAGCGTACGCCGGCATGTGCTGGGGTATCGGCTCCAGGGTACGCAGGCAGCGCCTGGTCGACGAAGCCCAGAGCCAGTTATCGCAGGGCGATGCCCAGGCGCCTGCCGTCCTGGTCGCCTATGCCAGTCAGACGGGGCAGGCCGAGGCTCTGGCCCGTGCCACGGCCAAGATGCTGGTCGAAGGCGGGCTTCAGGTGCGCCTGCTGCCCGTGGAGAAGCTGACGACCGAGCTGCTGCAGGAATATGCGCATAGCCTGTGGATGCTGTCCACCACGGGCGAAGGCGATGCGCCCGACCATGCGCTGGGCTTTGTGCAGCAACTTATGGCTGCGCAGCCCGTGCTGACCCGGCACCAAAGCCTGGTGCTGGCGCTGGGTGATCGCGAGTATCAGGAGTTCTGTGCTTTTGGTGTGCAGGTGCACGAATGGCTGCAGACCAGCGGCGCGCGCAGCGATCTCGTCTGTGTCGACAATATGGATGGGCCGAGTTTGCAGAGCTGGCAGGCCCAGGTCGGGCAGATAAGGCAGAGCCTGCTGGGCGAGTCTGCATCGGCTCAGGAGCTGGATGCAGACTGGTTGCAGGCACCGGCAAGCGTAGCTTTTGTGCTCAGCCGGCGGCATTTGCTCAATCCCGGCAGCCAGGGCGGGGCGCTGTATCAGCTGGAATGGACACCGCAGTCTGGCGAGCTGCCGCCGTGGGAGTCGGGCGATCTGGTGTCCCTGTGCGTGCCCGCCGATCCGGAGCGCGCACGAGACTATTCGATCGCCTCGATCACGGCCGACGGCAGTCTGCAGTTGCTGGTGCGCGAGAGCACGCGTGCCGACGGCTCGCCGGGGCTGGCCTCTCACTGGCTGTGCTGCGGCATGGCAGAGGGAGATGTACTGTCGCTGACGCTGCGCGAGCACCGTGGCTTCAGGCTCGGGGACAACGCTGGTCGGCCGCTGATCCTGATCGGCAATGGCTCGGGCCTGGCAGGCCTTCTCAGCCACATCAAGGCGCGTGTGCAGCAAGACCGAAATGATCAATGGCTGTTGTTCGGGGAGCGCAGCCCACAGCATGATGCCTTCTGTGCCGAGCAGTTGGCGGCGTGGGTAGAGCAGGGGCGATTGGCGCGGCTGGATCAGGCCTGGTCGCGCAACGGCAAGGACTCGCGCTATGTGCAGGATTTGCTGCGCAGCCATGCCGAGGAAGTCCGGCAGTGGGTGGAGCGTGGCGCGGCCATCTATGTCTGCGGCAGCCTCAATGGCATGGGACAGGGCGTGCATCTGACGCTGCAGGCTATCCTGGGCGAGGCCAAGGTGGCGGAGTTGCTGGGCTCGGGTCGCTACCGGCGCGATGTGTATTGA
- the infC gene encoding translation initiation factor IF-3 — translation MKTIATEFRDRRHREERKHRLNREIMAPEVRLSGPENEPLGIVPLQEALRMAGELDVDLVEIAANASPPVCRLMDYGKFKYQEQKKAAEAKAKQTVIEIKEVKFRPGTDDGDYNIKLRNIRRFLAEGDKCKITLRFRGREITHQQLGLNLLNRLRDDLADSIQVEQFPKLEGRQMIMMVAPARAGGKKPAGGAKPQGDGVAAAPEAADKA, via the coding sequence GTGAAAACCATAGCTACTGAATTTCGCGATCGGCGCCACCGTGAAGAGCGCAAGCATCGACTGAACCGAGAAATCATGGCGCCTGAAGTGCGTCTGTCTGGTCCTGAGAACGAGCCTCTGGGCATCGTGCCGCTGCAAGAAGCGCTGCGCATGGCCGGCGAGCTGGATGTCGACCTGGTGGAAATCGCGGCCAACGCATCTCCTCCGGTCTGCCGTTTGATGGATTACGGCAAGTTCAAGTACCAGGAACAGAAGAAGGCTGCCGAAGCCAAGGCCAAGCAGACCGTCATCGAAATCAAGGAAGTGAAGTTCCGCCCTGGTACGGATGATGGTGACTACAACATCAAGCTGCGCAATATCCGCCGTTTTCTGGCGGAAGGCGACAAGTGCAAGATCACGCTGCGTTTCCGCGGCCGTGAAATCACGCACCAGCAGCTGGGTCTGAATCTGCTCAACCGTCTGCGTGACGATCTGGCCGATTCCATCCAGGTGGAGCAGTTCCCCAAGCTGGAAGGCCGTCAGATGATCATGATGGTTGCGCCGGCTCGTGCAGGTGGCAAGAAGCCCGCTGGTGGTGCAAAACCACAAGGCGATGGTGTCGCTGCTGCACCTGAGGCTGCAGATAAGGCATAA
- a CDS encoding FAD:protein FMN transferase — protein sequence MTTSVRVRFDASLWQLPSSEGQSQVHERTPAPDFGVQRWRPASLQHQQDGRIHRLSGQTMGTHWSLRLVNPDYLPMAPVQALLQQVFEDVVAQMSNWETDSLITRFNRSRPGEMHVMPAEFAHVLEAALHWARLSGAAMDPCMGALVSLWGFGPRQNPLQPHHGQTPPGDEIQRLLQTSGCRHLHWNAQTRQLQQSGGLELDFCGIAKGFAVDWAVQKLQAAGWAGGLFEIGGELRSWGQRPDGRPWQVQLGTGGTTEAESLIVACREGAFATSGDFWHQFTHAGKRYSHTLDPRTGWPVAHDLASVTVFHEECMHADALATVLTVLGPQQGMDFALQHGIAAVLTSHLASDGNETRRQVIKTPAWINQFEA from the coding sequence ATGACCACTTCTGTCCGCGTACGCTTCGATGCCAGCCTCTGGCAACTGCCCTCATCCGAGGGGCAGAGCCAGGTGCATGAGCGGACGCCGGCGCCGGACTTCGGCGTGCAGCGCTGGAGGCCGGCAAGCCTGCAGCACCAGCAGGATGGGCGCATTCACCGCCTGTCCGGCCAGACCATGGGCACGCACTGGTCGCTGCGACTGGTCAACCCGGATTACCTGCCCATGGCGCCGGTGCAGGCGCTGTTGCAGCAGGTCTTTGAGGATGTCGTCGCCCAGATGAGCAACTGGGAGACCGATTCGCTGATCACCCGGTTCAATCGTTCAAGACCCGGTGAAATGCATGTGATGCCGGCAGAGTTTGCGCATGTTCTGGAGGCGGCCTTGCACTGGGCCCGATTGTCTGGCGCAGCCATGGATCCCTGCATGGGGGCGCTGGTCTCGCTATGGGGGTTCGGCCCACGTCAGAACCCCTTGCAGCCGCATCACGGGCAAACGCCGCCTGGTGATGAGATCCAGCGCCTGCTGCAGACCAGCGGCTGTCGTCATCTGCACTGGAATGCGCAGACCCGGCAATTGCAGCAGAGCGGTGGCCTGGAGCTGGATTTTTGCGGCATTGCCAAGGGCTTTGCCGTGGACTGGGCGGTGCAGAAGCTGCAGGCAGCAGGCTGGGCTGGGGGCCTGTTCGAAATCGGCGGCGAGCTGCGCAGCTGGGGGCAGAGGCCCGATGGCCGGCCCTGGCAGGTGCAGCTGGGCACGGGCGGCACTACCGAGGCGGAGTCCCTGATCGTGGCCTGCCGCGAGGGCGCTTTTGCCACATCGGGCGACTTCTGGCACCAGTTCACGCATGCCGGCAAGCGCTATTCGCACACGCTGGATCCGCGCACCGGCTGGCCGGTGGCGCATGATCTGGCCAGCGTCACGGTGTTTCATGAGGAGTGCATGCATGCCGATGCCCTGGCCACCGTGCTCACGGTGCTGGGGCCTCAGCAAGGCATGGACTTTGCCCTTCAGCATGGGATTGCAGCCGTGCTGACATCGCATCTTGCATCCGATGGCAATGAGACCCGCAGGCAGGTGATCAAGACACCCGCCTGGATCAACCAATTTGAGGCATGA
- the rraA gene encoding ribonuclease E activity regulator RraA → MSDSPASLPFSTCDLCDAHISDDSSDFRVLPPVFHSYGANVGFMGEVSTVQCLDDNSLVRAALAEPGDGRVLVVDGGGSLRRALVGGNVAASAAQNGWAGVLVYGCVRDLAELKAASVGLYALALNPMPTVKQGQGLRDVYVQIAGLWIRPGDWLYADADGIVLSRRNLLA, encoded by the coding sequence ATGAGCGATTCCCCGGCTTCTCTGCCCTTCAGCACCTGCGATCTTTGCGATGCGCATATCAGCGACGACAGCAGCGATTTCCGCGTCCTGCCACCCGTGTTCCACAGCTATGGAGCGAATGTCGGCTTCATGGGCGAGGTCAGCACCGTGCAATGCCTTGACGACAACAGCCTGGTACGGGCGGCGCTGGCCGAGCCCGGTGACGGCCGTGTGCTGGTGGTCGATGGCGGCGGTTCGCTGCGTCGTGCCCTGGTGGGCGGCAATGTGGCTGCATCGGCGGCCCAGAACGGCTGGGCCGGGGTGCTGGTCTACGGTTGCGTGCGCGACCTGGCCGAGTTGAAAGCCGCTTCCGTGGGGCTTTATGCACTGGCGCTCAACCCCATGCCCACGGTCAAGCAGGGTCAGGGACTGCGCGATGTCTATGTTCAGATCGCGGGCCTGTGGATTCGTCCGGGCGACTGGCTATATGCCGATGCCGACGGCATTGTGCTCAGCCGCCGCAACCTGCTTGCCTGA
- a CDS encoding DMT family transporter — protein MHTPSRPLAYLCLALSMSLVGSYVALSKPLAAIFPVMLLAWLRFGIGAVAMLGWLKAPAHETALTRQTKWLLFFESLFGNFLFTLCMISGVAMTSAVTAGVTMAAIPAAVAIMSWLFLREAVGARTWTAIVFAVAGIGLNALSKTDGSNVAPATQQGLGQLLLIAAVLCEAAYAVIGKKLTASVSPKRITALINLWGFALSAPAGLYLAWQFDFSQVSAPAWGLLLFYALAACVWTVWLWMTGLRAVPASQAGIFTVLLPVSAALVGMLALGERISTVQLLAFGIALSSVVIATWPRPLQIRR, from the coding sequence ATGCACACGCCCAGCCGCCCACTTGCCTATCTCTGCCTGGCGCTCAGCATGTCTCTGGTGGGCAGCTATGTGGCCCTGTCCAAGCCTCTGGCAGCCATCTTTCCGGTCATGTTGCTGGCATGGCTGCGCTTTGGCATCGGCGCCGTGGCCATGCTCGGCTGGCTCAAGGCCCCCGCACATGAGACGGCCCTGACCCGGCAGACCAAGTGGCTGCTGTTCTTTGAATCCCTCTTCGGCAATTTCCTGTTCACGCTCTGCATGATCAGTGGCGTGGCCATGACCAGCGCCGTCACTGCCGGAGTGACCATGGCCGCGATTCCCGCCGCCGTCGCCATCATGAGCTGGCTTTTTCTGCGTGAGGCCGTGGGTGCACGTACGTGGACAGCGATTGTTTTCGCGGTGGCCGGAATAGGACTGAACGCCTTGAGCAAAACCGATGGCAGCAACGTTGCCCCCGCCACTCAGCAAGGCCTGGGCCAGTTGCTGTTGATTGCCGCCGTGCTCTGCGAAGCCGCATATGCCGTGATCGGCAAAAAACTCACCGCCAGCGTAAGCCCCAAGCGCATTACCGCTCTGATCAATCTCTGGGGCTTTGCGCTCTCCGCCCCGGCCGGGCTCTATCTGGCCTGGCAGTTTGATTTTTCCCAGGTCTCTGCGCCTGCATGGGGCCTGCTGCTGTTCTACGCGCTGGCCGCCTGCGTCTGGACGGTGTGGTTGTGGATGACGGGACTACGCGCCGTGCCCGCATCGCAGGCCGGCATTTTTACCGTGCTGCTGCCTGTCAGCGCGGCGCTGGTGGGCATGCTGGCCCTTGGGGAGCGCATCAGCACCGTGCAGCTGCTGGCCTTCGGTATCGCCCTGAGCAGCGTGGTGATTGCCACCTGGCCCCGCCCGCTGCAGATCAGGCGCTAG
- a CDS encoding SWIB/MDM2 domain-containing protein, which yields MATAKKAPAAAPAAAPAAKKRTPNAAFMKPLTPSAALAAVVGKDPLPRTEIISKLWVYIKANNLQDAANKRMINADAKLKEVFGKPQVSMFEMAGLIGKHVK from the coding sequence ATGGCAACTGCAAAGAAGGCACCCGCTGCAGCACCGGCAGCAGCTCCCGCCGCTAAGAAGCGCACTCCCAACGCTGCCTTCATGAAACCCCTGACACCCAGCGCTGCTCTGGCCGCAGTGGTTGGCAAGGACCCCCTGCCCCGTACCGAAATCATCAGCAAGCTGTGGGTCTACATCAAGGCCAACAACCTGCAAGACGCCGCCAACAAGCGCATGATCAACGCCGACGCCAAGCTCAAGGAAGTCTTCGGCAAGCCCCAAGTCTCCATGTTCGAGATGGCCGGCCTGATCGGCAAGCACGTCAAGTAA
- the rplT gene encoding 50S ribosomal protein L20, whose amino-acid sequence MPRVKRGVTARARHKKVLNLAKGFRGRRGNVFRVAKQAVMKAGQYAYRDRRTKKRVFRQLWIARINAAARELGLTYSQFANGLKKAAIEIDRKMLADIAVHDKAAFAAIVDQVKAKLAA is encoded by the coding sequence ATGCCTCGCGTCAAACGTGGTGTAACGGCTCGCGCCCGTCACAAAAAAGTTCTGAATCTGGCCAAGGGTTTCCGCGGTCGCCGTGGTAACGTCTTCCGCGTTGCCAAGCAAGCGGTCATGAAGGCTGGTCAATATGCCTACCGTGACCGTCGTACCAAGAAGCGCGTGTTCCGTCAGCTGTGGATCGCTCGTATCAACGCTGCTGCACGTGAACTGGGTCTGACTTACAGCCAATTCGCCAACGGCCTGAAGAAGGCTGCCATCGAAATCGACCGCAAGATGCTGGCCGATATCGCCGTGCACGACAAGGCTGCTTTTGCAGCTATCGTCGACCAAGTCAAGGCCAAGCTGGCTGCCTGA
- the rpmI gene encoding 50S ribosomal protein L35 yields the protein MPKMKTKSSAKKRFRVRPGGTVKRGQAFKRHILTKKTTKNKRHLRGIVNVHSGDMGSIAKMLPSAGL from the coding sequence ATGCCCAAAATGAAGACCAAGAGCAGCGCGAAGAAGCGTTTTCGCGTTCGTCCCGGTGGTACCGTCAAGCGCGGTCAAGCCTTCAAGCGTCACATCTTGACCAAGAAGACCACGAAGAACAAGCGTCACCTGCGTGGCATTGTCAACGTGCATTCCGGCGATATGGGCTCCATCGCAAAGATGTTGCCTTCCGCAGGCCTGTAA
- the aceA gene encoding isocitrate lyase translates to MPQSLTQQLSREQQIAALEKDWAQNPRWKSVKRGYSAADVVRLRGSLQPEYTLAQRGAEVLWDKINGSSKKGYVNAFGAISAGQAMQQAKAGLEAVYLSGWQVAADGNTSETMYPDQSLYAYDSVPTMVRRINNTFKRADEIQWGKGINPGDKEFIDYFLPIVADAEAGFGGVLNAFELMKNMIQAGAAGVHFEDQLAAVKKCGHMGGKVLVPTREAVEKLIAARFAADVMGVPTIVLARTDAEAANLITSNHDENDIPFLTGERTQEGFYRVKNGLEQSISRGVAYAPYADLVWCETGVPDIGFAREFAQAVHAACPGKLLSYNCSPSFNWKKNLNDSQIASFQEDLSALGYKFQFITLAGIHSNWYNTFKFAHEYARGEGMKHYVEMIQEPEFAARDKGYTFVSHQQEVGAGYFDDVTTVIQGGSSSVKALTGSTEEEQFH, encoded by the coding sequence ATGCCCCAATCCCTGACCCAGCAACTGAGCCGTGAACAGCAAATCGCAGCCCTCGAAAAAGACTGGGCACAGAACCCACGCTGGAAGAGCGTCAAGCGCGGCTACAGCGCCGCCGATGTGGTGCGTCTGCGTGGCAGCCTGCAGCCCGAGTACACCCTGGCCCAGCGCGGAGCCGAAGTGCTGTGGGACAAGATCAACGGCAGCTCGAAGAAGGGCTATGTGAACGCCTTCGGTGCCATCTCTGCGGGCCAGGCCATGCAGCAGGCCAAGGCCGGTCTGGAAGCTGTGTACCTGTCGGGCTGGCAAGTGGCTGCCGACGGCAACACCTCGGAGACCATGTATCCCGACCAGTCTCTGTACGCCTACGATTCCGTGCCCACCATGGTGCGCCGCATCAACAACACCTTCAAGCGTGCCGACGAAATCCAGTGGGGCAAGGGCATCAACCCCGGCGACAAGGAGTTCATCGACTACTTCCTGCCCATCGTGGCTGATGCGGAAGCCGGTTTTGGCGGCGTGCTCAACGCGTTCGAGCTGATGAAGAACATGATTCAGGCGGGCGCTGCCGGCGTGCACTTTGAAGACCAGCTGGCTGCAGTCAAGAAGTGTGGTCATATGGGCGGCAAGGTGCTGGTGCCCACCCGTGAAGCGGTCGAGAAGCTGATCGCGGCTCGCTTTGCCGCCGACGTGATGGGCGTGCCCACCATCGTGCTGGCCCGTACCGATGCCGAAGCGGCCAATCTGATCACCAGCAACCACGACGAGAACGACATTCCGTTCCTGACCGGCGAGCGTACGCAAGAAGGCTTCTACCGCGTCAAGAACGGCCTGGAGCAATCCATCAGCCGTGGCGTGGCCTACGCTCCCTACGCGGATCTGGTGTGGTGCGAAACCGGTGTGCCCGATATCGGCTTTGCCCGCGAATTCGCCCAGGCCGTGCATGCCGCCTGCCCAGGCAAGCTGCTGAGCTACAACTGCTCGCCTTCGTTCAACTGGAAGAAGAATCTCAACGACAGCCAGATCGCCTCCTTCCAGGAAGACCTGTCCGCGCTCGGCTACAAGTTCCAGTTCATCACGCTGGCCGGCATCCACAGCAACTGGTACAACACCTTCAAGTTCGCCCACGAGTACGCTCGCGGCGAGGGCATGAAGCACTACGTGGAAATGATCCAGGAGCCCGAATTCGCGGCACGTGACAAGGGCTACACCTTTGTCTCGCACCAGCAGGAAGTGGGCGCAGGTTACTTCGACGACGTGACCACCGTGATCCAGGGCGGCTCGTCCAGCGTCAAGGCGCTGACCGGCTCCACCGAGGAAGAGCAGTTCCATTGA
- a CDS encoding DUF2271 domain-containing protein, giving the protein MAKRIFKTSVALSAVVGLPALAGGMNVAVTVPQLQVAEYHKPYVAVWLEKADGGVAANLSVWYDAKMKNAEGTKWLKDMRQWWRRTGRELSFPIDGVTQPTKPVGSHALSFAEGKNPLPQLAPGQYKLMVEAAREVGGRELVSIPFEWPVKQATSLSANGSTELGAIKLELKP; this is encoded by the coding sequence ATGGCTAAGCGGATTTTCAAAACCTCGGTGGCATTGAGCGCCGTGGTGGGCCTGCCGGCACTCGCGGGCGGCATGAATGTGGCGGTGACCGTGCCCCAGTTGCAGGTGGCCGAATACCACAAGCCCTATGTTGCTGTGTGGCTGGAAAAGGCCGATGGCGGCGTGGCCGCCAATCTGTCCGTCTGGTACGACGCAAAGATGAAGAATGCCGAGGGCACCAAGTGGCTCAAGGACATGCGCCAGTGGTGGCGCCGTACGGGCCGTGAGCTGAGCTTCCCCATCGACGGTGTGACCCAGCCGACCAAGCCCGTGGGCAGCCATGCGCTGTCCTTTGCCGAAGGCAAGAACCCGCTGCCCCAGCTGGCTCCCGGTCAGTACAAGCTGATGGTGGAAGCCGCCCGTGAAGTCGGCGGCCGCGAGCTGGTATCCATTCCCTTCGAGTGGCCCGTCAAGCAGGCCACCAGCCTGAGCGCCAATGGCAGCACCGAGCTGGGCGCGATCAAGCTGGAATTGAAGCCTTGA
- the thrS gene encoding threonine--tRNA ligase — MINITLPDGSKREYPGPVSVAEVAASIGSGLAKAALAGKINGKVVDTSFVIEQDSPLSIITAKDADGLEVIRHSTAHLLAYAVKELFPDAQVTIGPVIENGFYYDFSYKRPFTPEDLAAIEKKMTELANKDEQVVRRVLPRDEAVQYFKGLGEAYKAEIIASISSNEDVSLYREGAFEDLCRGPHVPSTGKLKHFKLMKVAGAYWRGDHRNEMLQRIYGTAWATKDELKDYLFRLEEAEKRDHRKLGRELDLFHIDEHSPGTVFWHPKGWAVWQQVEQYMRRVYQDNGYQEVKAPQILDKGLWEKTGHWDKYRENMFTTDSEKREYALKPMNCPGHIIIFKQGIKSYRDLPLRFGEFGNCHRNEPTGSLHGIMRVRAFTQDDGHIFCTEDQIQAEVTAFTSLLQKVYADFGFTNILYRLSTRPEKRIGTDEAWDKAENALAEGLRASGCEFEYLPGEGAFYGPKIEYTLKDALGREWQCGTIQVDPNMPERLDAEFVGEDGERHRPIMLHRAILGSLERFIGILVEHHSGALPAWLAPVQAAVLNITDAQADYAQEVAQKLQKALPNQSLRVVTDLRNEKITYKIREHSMQKLPYILVAGDKEKAAGAVAVRARGNKDLGVMSVDAFIELLAKDITAKA; from the coding sequence ATGATCAACATCACGCTCCCCGATGGCTCCAAGCGCGAATATCCAGGTCCGGTTTCGGTCGCTGAAGTCGCTGCTTCGATCGGCTCCGGCCTGGCCAAGGCCGCACTGGCCGGCAAGATCAACGGCAAGGTCGTGGACACCAGCTTTGTGATCGAGCAGGATTCGCCGCTGTCCATCATCACCGCCAAGGATGCCGATGGTCTGGAAGTGATTCGTCACTCCACCGCTCACTTGCTGGCGTATGCTGTCAAGGAGCTGTTTCCCGATGCCCAGGTCACCATCGGCCCCGTGATCGAGAACGGTTTCTACTACGACTTCTCGTACAAGCGCCCCTTCACTCCCGAAGATCTGGCTGCCATCGAAAAGAAGATGACCGAGCTGGCCAACAAGGACGAGCAGGTGGTGCGCCGCGTGCTGCCTCGCGACGAGGCCGTGCAGTACTTCAAGGGTCTCGGCGAAGCCTACAAGGCCGAGATCATTGCCTCCATTTCCAGCAACGAGGACGTGAGCCTTTACCGCGAAGGCGCTTTCGAGGATCTGTGCCGCGGCCCTCACGTGCCCAGCACTGGCAAGCTCAAGCACTTCAAGTTGATGAAGGTGGCCGGTGCCTACTGGCGTGGCGACCACCGCAACGAGATGCTGCAGCGCATCTACGGTACCGCTTGGGCGACCAAAGACGAGCTTAAGGACTATCTGTTCAGGTTGGAAGAAGCCGAAAAGCGCGATCACCGCAAGCTGGGGCGCGAGCTGGATCTGTTCCACATCGATGAGCATTCGCCCGGCACCGTGTTCTGGCACCCCAAGGGTTGGGCGGTCTGGCAGCAGGTCGAGCAGTACATGCGCCGCGTCTATCAGGACAACGGCTACCAGGAAGTCAAGGCTCCGCAGATTCTGGACAAGGGCCTGTGGGAGAAGACCGGCCACTGGGACAAGTATCGCGAAAACATGTTCACCACCGATTCGGAAAAGCGTGAATATGCCCTGAAGCCCATGAACTGCCCGGGCCACATCATCATCTTCAAGCAAGGCATCAAGAGCTATCGCGATCTGCCGTTGCGCTTTGGCGAGTTCGGCAACTGCCATCGCAACGAGCCCACCGGTTCGCTGCACGGCATCATGCGCGTGCGTGCCTTCACCCAGGACGATGGTCACATCTTCTGTACCGAAGACCAGATCCAGGCTGAGGTGACGGCTTTCACTTCGCTGCTGCAGAAGGTGTATGCCGACTTCGGCTTCACCAATATCCTGTATCGCCTGTCTACCCGTCCCGAGAAGCGCATCGGCACCGATGAAGCCTGGGACAAGGCGGAGAACGCGCTGGCCGAGGGTCTGCGCGCATCGGGTTGCGAGTTCGAGTATCTGCCTGGCGAGGGCGCTTTCTACGGCCCGAAGATCGAGTACACCCTGAAGGATGCGCTGGGCCGCGAATGGCAGTGCGGCACCATCCAGGTGGACCCGAACATGCCCGAGCGTCTTGATGCGGAATTCGTGGGCGAGGATGGCGAGCGCCATCGTCCCATCATGCTGCACCGCGCGATTCTGGGTTCGCTCGAGCGTTTCATCGGCATTTTGGTCGAGCATCACTCGGGCGCGCTGCCTGCCTGGCTGGCTCCCGTGCAGGCTGCCGTGCTCAATATTACGGACGCTCAGGCCGACTATGCGCAGGAAGTTGCGCAGAAGCTGCAAAAAGCATTGCCGAATCAAAGCCTTAGGGTAGTGACAGATCTGCGCAATGAAAAGATTACGTATAAAATACGCGAGCATTCCATGCAGAAGCTGCCCTACATCCTTGTCGCGGGCGACAAGGAGAAGGCCGCTGGTGCGGTTGCAGTGCGCGCCCGGGGTAACAAAGACCTCGGAGTGATGTCGGTTGATGCATTCATTGAATTGCTCGCCAAGGACATCACGGCCAAGGCCTGA
- a CDS encoding DUF4198 domain-containing protein, with protein sequence MKFQTRAIVAATLALAALGAQAHDLWFKPSSTVLSKSDWVTVDAAVSNDVFFFNHRPLGLEAVKVTAPDGAAVEMKNVAKGELRSMFDFKPEKTGTYRVTMLMTGVMGGYKDANGQPKRLRGSVEEVLKQIPADAKEVRVTENLRRMETFVSLGKPSALALTGKGLELKPVTHPNDLVASEEATFEFQIDGKPAVDLELELVADGIRYRDGVDATKLKTDAKGQVKIKFPRAGLFWLNADATDKKTSIAKATERRLGYIATLEVLP encoded by the coding sequence ATGAAGTTCCAAACTCGCGCCATCGTCGCTGCAACTCTGGCTCTGGCTGCCCTGGGCGCTCAGGCGCATGATCTGTGGTTCAAGCCTTCCAGCACCGTGCTGTCCAAGTCTGACTGGGTCACGGTGGATGCCGCCGTGTCCAACGATGTGTTCTTCTTCAACCATCGTCCGTTGGGTCTGGAGGCCGTCAAGGTGACCGCGCCCGATGGTGCGGCGGTGGAAATGAAGAATGTGGCCAAGGGCGAGCTGCGCAGCATGTTCGACTTCAAGCCCGAGAAGACAGGTACCTACCGCGTCACCATGCTGATGACCGGCGTGATGGGCGGCTACAAGGATGCCAACGGCCAGCCCAAGCGCCTGCGTGGCTCGGTGGAAGAAGTGCTCAAGCAGATTCCTGCCGATGCCAAGGAAGTGCGCGTGACCGAGAACCTGCGTCGCATGGAAACCTTTGTGTCCCTGGGCAAGCCCTCGGCACTGGCGCTGACCGGCAAGGGCCTGGAACTCAAGCCCGTGACCCACCCCAATGATCTGGTGGCCAGCGAAGAGGCGACTTTCGAATTTCAGATCGACGGCAAGCCTGCTGTGGATCTGGAGCTGGAGCTGGTGGCCGACGGCATTCGCTACCGCGACGGTGTGGATGCCACGAAGCTCAAGACCGATGCCAAGGGCCAGGTCAAGATCAAGTTCCCTCGCGCAGGACTGTTCTGGCTGAACGCCGATGCCACGGACAAGAAGACCAGCATCGCCAAGGCCACGGAGCGCCGCCTGGGCTATATCGCGACTCTGGAAGTGCTGCCTTAA